A genome region from Hymenobacter tibetensis includes the following:
- a CDS encoding fumarate reductase/succinate dehydrogenase flavoprotein subunit, whose protein sequence is MFQDSKIPEGPLAEKWEKHKFNVKLVNPANKRKYDIIVVGTGLAGGAAAASLAELGYNVKAFTYHDSPRRAHSIAAQGGINAAKNYQNDGDSIFRLFYDTVKGGDYRAREANVYRLAQVSVNIIDQCVAQGVPFAREYGGLLANRSFGGAQVSRTFYARGQTGQQLLLGAYSALSRQIAYGKVKMYTRSEMLDLVTVDGQARGIITRNLITGEIEQHAAHAVVLATGGYGNVFYLSTNAKYCNATAAWRAHKKGAYFANPCFTQIHPTCIPVSGDYQSKLTLMSESLRNDGRVWVPKTVEIAERLRKGEIKVSDISEDDRDYFLERKYPAFGNLVPRDVASRNAKQMCDEGRGVGSSGLAVYLDFADIIKRTGANSVSQKYGNLFAMYEKITGEDPYKQPMRIYPAVHYTMGGLWVDYNLQTTIPGLYATGECNFSDHGANRLGASALMQGLADGYFVIPYTIGDQLAQTPPTPVTTDHPAFAEAEGAVRERINKLLSINGTRSPGEFHKALGHIMWEYCGMARNAEGLQHAKKEIQKLRREFWSDLKLVGTDQELNQMLESAGRVADFIELGELMVDDALHRNESCGGHFREEYQTPEGEALRDDENFAYVAAWQYAGEDKPEILNKEELQFENVKLTQRSYK, encoded by the coding sequence ATGTTTCAGGACTCTAAAATTCCAGAAGGCCCTTTGGCCGAAAAATGGGAGAAGCACAAGTTCAACGTTAAGCTCGTTAACCCAGCCAACAAGCGTAAGTACGACATCATTGTGGTGGGTACGGGCCTTGCTGGCGGTGCAGCAGCAGCTTCACTGGCGGAATTAGGCTATAACGTAAAAGCCTTCACCTATCATGACTCCCCACGCCGTGCGCACTCTATTGCTGCGCAGGGAGGTATCAACGCCGCCAAAAACTACCAGAACGACGGGGACTCGATCTTCCGCCTATTCTATGATACGGTAAAAGGCGGTGACTATCGGGCCCGTGAAGCCAACGTGTACCGGCTAGCTCAGGTATCGGTGAATATCATCGACCAGTGCGTAGCGCAAGGAGTACCGTTTGCCCGCGAATACGGGGGACTGCTGGCCAACCGTTCGTTTGGGGGTGCTCAGGTAAGCCGTACGTTCTACGCCCGCGGCCAAACCGGACAGCAGTTGTTGCTAGGTGCCTACTCGGCCCTTTCGCGCCAGATTGCTTACGGCAAAGTGAAAATGTACACCCGCTCCGAGATGTTGGACCTGGTGACGGTAGACGGACAAGCACGTGGTATCATTACGCGCAACCTGATTACCGGCGAAATCGAGCAGCACGCAGCACACGCAGTGGTATTGGCAACTGGTGGTTACGGCAACGTATTCTACTTGAGCACCAACGCCAAATATTGCAATGCTACTGCGGCTTGGCGTGCGCACAAGAAAGGAGCATACTTCGCTAACCCTTGCTTCACGCAGATTCACCCTACTTGTATCCCCGTATCGGGCGACTACCAGTCGAAGCTGACGTTGATGTCGGAGTCGTTGCGTAACGATGGTCGGGTGTGGGTACCTAAGACGGTGGAAATAGCCGAGCGTTTGCGCAAAGGCGAAATAAAGGTCAGTGATATTTCCGAGGACGACCGGGACTACTTCTTGGAGCGCAAGTATCCAGCCTTCGGCAACTTAGTGCCCCGCGACGTAGCTTCTCGCAACGCCAAGCAAATGTGCGACGAAGGTCGTGGCGTTGGATCTTCGGGCCTAGCTGTATACTTGGACTTCGCCGATATCATCAAGCGGACCGGAGCCAACTCGGTAAGCCAGAAGTACGGTAACCTCTTCGCTATGTATGAGAAGATTACCGGCGAAGACCCCTACAAGCAGCCGATGCGCATCTATCCAGCGGTGCACTACACCATGGGCGGCTTGTGGGTTGACTACAACCTGCAAACTACCATCCCAGGCCTTTATGCCACTGGGGAGTGTAACTTCTCTGACCACGGTGCTAACCGCTTGGGAGCTTCGGCCCTCATGCAGGGTTTGGCCGATGGGTACTTCGTAATTCCTTACACTATTGGCGACCAGCTAGCCCAGACGCCTCCTACCCCCGTTACCACCGACCACCCAGCGTTTGCTGAGGCAGAAGGTGCCGTGCGGGAGCGTATCAACAAGCTGCTAAGCATCAATGGTACGCGTAGCCCTGGTGAGTTCCATAAGGCGTTAGGCCACATTATGTGGGAGTATTGCGGCATGGCGCGCAACGCCGAAGGCTTGCAGCACGCCAAGAAAGAGATTCAAAAGTTGCGTCGTGAATTTTGGAGCGACTTGAAACTTGTTGGCACCGACCAAGAGTTGAACCAGATGCTGGAAAGCGCAGGCCGGGTAGCAGATTTCATCGAGCTCGGAGAGTTGATGGTTGACGACGCTCTGCACCGCAACGAAAGCTGCGGTGGCCACTTCCGCGAGGAATATCAGACTCCGGAAGGTGAAGCCCTGCGCGACGATGAGAACTTTGCTTATGTAGCTGCTTGGCAGTATGCCGGCGAAGACAAGCCGGAAATCCTGAACAAGGAAGAGCTACAGTTCGAAAACGTGAAGCTCACGCAGCGCAGCTATAAGTAG
- a CDS encoding T9SS type B sorting domain-containing protein codes for MLRTLLFRLARRGPLLLLVGLLSLASQAKATHIRAGDIQSKVDTTANYNPRRIFFRLTLYCRDPVNNAVPDQNNAQIYFGDGSCAVVNRTSNVLVQPDIRRYIYDFEHTYNAASTSPYVVSFIGENRNRGILNMENSVNQSFYISTTVTIDPSLLQNSSPVLTKPAIDNATVAQVFRHNPAAYDADGDSLAYELFYSQQAGLASAVMGCRPSPATVPGYVAPNNLTPASLNGAQVPYSGPPVGVPGSQSIFVMDPITGDITWNSPGTVGEYNFAFKVKEFRRIPGGFYRQISEVIRDMQVTVRPTTNRLPNLIIPPDLCVVAGTPVVGNVTATDPDANRIRLYANSGIIPPATFIQNLTGPPTATGTFRWTPDCNDIRATPIQVVFNAEDQPTGLNSLPLTDIKTWNITVIGPAPQNLRVEPLGAPVRSARLTWNSYICRKPGARILIYRREGSNGGDFGPCVTGIPASAGYTQIGTLTYAGTNDLVQFVDDRGGQGLERGKTYCYRIYVEFPLPGRGASLASAEACVDFPGRPLVMRNVTVDQTATSSGRITVRWTKPTSTPAFPNPQQYRLLRATGQTDVAASFTQIALINNVNDTTYVDNDPSLDTQNRSYSYKVEFLSANAVTETAVRASSVRVDGTAIPATTAGTLNAIALRWTYAVPWDNTRRPTTIYRKGPNQQDPFVAIATVTSTATGGTYRDEGTATQRLVRGQTYCYYVETNGTYNAPRLPDQLINLSQQQCIVLRNVPCAPVLTLQRPNCDSLASRLFDLPATPITGPVYTNNLSWTLSNNPTDCSRSIVSYDIYYSPNSEDSLRFLTSVPGTQLSYQHRNLQSEVGCYAVQAVDSSGIRSVRSNRECKEDCQLFLLPNIFTPNGDGKNDTFRPKVFTPIRRTHFMAFNRWGVKIYDSSSDPLINWTGGSRAEGGSASSVVEGMYYYQAEVEFNNVSQTKRTYKGWVQITR; via the coding sequence ATGTTGCGTACGTTACTCTTTCGTTTGGCTCGACGCGGGCCTTTGCTGCTACTGGTAGGGCTCCTTAGCTTGGCATCCCAGGCAAAGGCCACGCACATTCGAGCTGGCGACATTCAGTCCAAAGTTGATACCACGGCAAACTACAACCCACGCCGGATCTTCTTCCGGCTAACCCTCTATTGCCGGGACCCTGTTAACAATGCCGTTCCCGATCAAAATAATGCGCAGATCTACTTTGGAGATGGTAGCTGTGCGGTAGTGAACCGAACTAGTAACGTGCTGGTACAGCCAGATATACGGCGCTACATTTACGACTTCGAGCACACGTATAACGCTGCTAGTACCAGTCCTTACGTTGTTAGCTTTATTGGCGAGAACCGAAATCGGGGAATTCTGAACATGGAAAACTCCGTGAATCAGTCTTTTTATATCTCTACTACAGTCACTATTGACCCTTCTTTATTGCAAAACAGCTCGCCGGTGCTCACAAAACCGGCCATCGACAATGCAACGGTTGCTCAGGTTTTCCGGCATAACCCAGCGGCGTACGACGCCGATGGCGATTCTCTCGCGTACGAACTATTCTACAGCCAACAGGCGGGCCTCGCGTCAGCAGTAATGGGTTGCCGGCCCTCACCTGCCACGGTGCCCGGCTATGTAGCTCCCAACAACCTGACCCCAGCTAGCTTGAATGGCGCCCAGGTGCCTTACAGTGGCCCACCAGTGGGCGTGCCTGGAAGCCAGTCTATTTTCGTGATGGACCCTATTACGGGTGATATCACTTGGAATTCACCTGGCACAGTAGGAGAGTACAATTTTGCTTTCAAGGTAAAAGAGTTTCGACGGATTCCTGGTGGTTTCTACCGCCAGATAAGTGAGGTAATCCGGGATATGCAGGTGACGGTACGCCCGACCACCAACCGGTTGCCCAACCTGATTATCCCGCCTGACTTGTGCGTAGTAGCGGGTACGCCTGTGGTAGGAAACGTAACGGCCACCGACCCCGATGCCAACCGGATCCGGCTGTATGCCAACAGCGGAATTATCCCACCGGCCACCTTCATTCAGAACCTAACGGGGCCACCTACTGCAACCGGCACTTTCCGCTGGACTCCGGATTGCAATGACATTCGGGCTACTCCCATTCAAGTGGTGTTCAACGCCGAAGACCAGCCAACGGGCCTTAACTCGTTGCCTTTAACGGACATCAAAACCTGGAACATTACGGTTATTGGGCCAGCCCCCCAAAACCTACGGGTGGAGCCACTGGGAGCGCCGGTGCGCTCGGCAAGGCTAACCTGGAACAGCTATATCTGCCGTAAACCCGGAGCCCGCATTCTGATCTATCGCCGGGAGGGCTCAAATGGAGGAGACTTCGGCCCCTGCGTGACGGGCATTCCTGCCTCCGCAGGCTACACCCAAATCGGGACGCTCACGTACGCCGGCACCAACGACCTAGTGCAGTTTGTGGACGACCGTGGCGGCCAGGGCTTAGAGCGGGGCAAAACGTATTGCTACCGAATTTATGTGGAGTTCCCATTGCCTGGCCGTGGAGCAAGCTTGGCTTCGGCTGAGGCCTGTGTTGACTTCCCTGGTCGGCCGCTGGTGATGCGCAACGTGACCGTGGATCAGACGGCTACTAGTAGTGGCCGCATCACAGTTCGCTGGACCAAACCTACTAGCACTCCTGCCTTCCCCAACCCCCAGCAGTATCGCTTGCTGCGGGCCACTGGGCAGACCGACGTGGCTGCTTCTTTCACGCAGATAGCGCTTATCAACAACGTCAACGACACCACGTACGTGGACAACGACCCTTCGCTGGACACGCAGAACCGCTCTTACAGCTATAAGGTGGAATTCCTTAGTGCCAATGCCGTAACCGAAACCGCTGTTCGGGCATCTAGCGTGCGGGTTGATGGCACGGCAATTCCGGCAACCACTGCGGGGACGCTAAACGCTATTGCGCTGCGCTGGACCTATGCTGTGCCGTGGGACAATACGCGGCGCCCTACTACCATCTACCGCAAGGGACCCAATCAGCAGGATCCTTTCGTAGCAATTGCTACCGTTACAAGCACCGCAACCGGCGGAACATACCGGGATGAAGGCACAGCCACGCAACGCTTAGTGCGTGGGCAGACCTATTGCTACTATGTGGAAACCAACGGTACCTACAACGCCCCGCGGCTGCCCGACCAGCTAATTAACCTGAGCCAGCAACAGTGCATTGTCTTGCGCAACGTGCCGTGTGCTCCCGTCCTGACTTTGCAGCGGCCTAACTGTGATAGTCTGGCTAGTCGGTTGTTTGATTTGCCGGCAACGCCCATCACTGGTCCCGTGTACACCAACAATCTGAGTTGGACGCTGAGCAACAATCCTACTGACTGCAGCCGCAGCATTGTTTCGTACGACATTTATTATTCGCCGAACAGCGAAGATTCCTTGCGCTTCCTGACCTCGGTGCCGGGCACGCAGCTGTCGTATCAGCATCGGAACCTACAGTCGGAGGTGGGATGCTACGCGGTGCAGGCTGTGGATTCGAGCGGGATTCGCAGTGTGCGTAGCAACCGCGAGTGCAAAGAAGATTGCCAGCTGTTTTTGCTGCCTAACATCTTCACGCCCAACGGCGACGGCAAAAACGACACCTTCCGACCCAAGGTGTTCACGCCTATTCGCCGGACGCATTTCATGGCCTTCAACCGCTGGGGCGTCAAGATCTACGACAGCAGCTCCGACCCGCTCATCAACTGGACTGGCGGTAGTCGTGCTGAAGGTGGCAGCGCATCTTCTGTAGTGGAAGGCATGTACTACTACCAGGCCGAGGTGGAGTTCAACAACGTCAGTCAAACCAAACGCACTTACAAAGGCTGGGTGCAAATCACGCGCTAA
- a CDS encoding NADPH-dependent FMN reductase yields MITVIAGTNRPTSRARHIANLYISLLQQHNVECQLLDLALLPDDVSVSALYHNVGNHDGFNDLAALASTADKLVMVVPEYNCSYPGVLKTFIDGLPYPGGIRGKKAALIGLSSGGQGGLLALSHLTDVLMYLGTAVLPARVRLPFIDKHLNAEGNLSHPLYMQLLQEQVEQLIAF; encoded by the coding sequence ATGATAACTGTCATTGCTGGTACCAATCGTCCTACATCCCGTGCCCGACATATTGCGAATCTGTACATCAGCCTGTTGCAGCAGCACAACGTAGAGTGTCAGTTGTTGGATCTGGCATTACTGCCTGATGACGTAAGCGTATCAGCCCTCTACCACAATGTGGGCAACCACGATGGCTTCAATGACCTAGCGGCCCTAGCCAGTACGGCCGATAAATTGGTGATGGTGGTGCCCGAATACAACTGCTCGTATCCGGGCGTACTCAAAACCTTCATTGACGGTCTCCCCTACCCAGGTGGGATTCGAGGCAAAAAGGCGGCACTGATTGGCTTGTCGTCGGGTGGGCAAGGTGGCCTACTCGCTCTGAGCCACCTCACCGATGTACTCATGTACCTTGGCACTGCTGTGCTACCAGCTCGAGTACGGCTGCCTTTTATTGATAAGCACTTAAACGCCGAGGGCAATTTGAGCCACCCCTTATACATGCAACTATTGCAAGAGCAAGTCGAACAATTGATAGCCTTTTAA
- a CDS encoding succinate dehydrogenase/fumarate reductase iron-sulfur subunit produces the protein MNLTLRVWRQKNRNTTGNIVDYQVRDISPEMSFLEMLDVLNEDLLRKGDEPVAFDHDCREGICGSCNLFINGRAHGPEAGTTTCQLHMRKFSDGDTITIEPWRSKSFPINKDLSVDRSAFDRIIQAGGYVSVNTGGAPDGNEIPIPKEIADRAFEAATCIACGACVASCKNSSAMLFVSAKVSQLALLPQGHVERKTRVENMVAQMDKEGFGACSNIGSCAAECPVGISLENIAILNREFLSAKATSNNLV, from the coding sequence ATGAACCTCACGCTGAGAGTGTGGCGGCAGAAAAACCGCAACACAACCGGCAATATTGTGGATTATCAAGTGCGCGATATTTCTCCCGAAATGTCGTTCCTGGAAATGCTTGACGTGCTAAACGAGGATTTGCTACGTAAAGGCGATGAGCCAGTAGCATTCGACCACGACTGCCGCGAGGGTATTTGTGGTTCGTGTAACCTCTTTATCAATGGCCGGGCCCACGGCCCGGAAGCCGGCACTACCACGTGTCAGTTGCACATGCGCAAGTTCTCGGATGGTGACACCATCACCATCGAGCCCTGGCGTTCCAAGTCGTTCCCGATCAACAAAGACCTAAGCGTAGACCGCTCAGCCTTCGACCGAATCATTCAGGCTGGTGGCTATGTGAGCGTAAACACCGGTGGTGCTCCCGATGGCAACGAGATTCCAATTCCGAAAGAAATTGCGGACCGGGCCTTCGAGGCAGCTACTTGCATTGCCTGCGGCGCCTGCGTGGCCTCGTGCAAGAACTCGTCGGCTATGCTGTTTGTAAGTGCTAAGGTTAGCCAGCTTGCCTTGTTGCCACAAGGCCACGTTGAGCGCAAAACCCGCGTTGAGAACATGGTAGCACAGATGGACAAAGAAGGCTTTGGAGCGTGCAGCAACATCGGCTCGTGCGCAGCAGAATGCCCAGTTGGTATTTCGCTGGAAAACATTGCCATCCTGAACCGTGAGTTCCTGTCAGCTAAAGCTACTTCCAATAACCTAGTGTAG
- a CDS encoding cytochrome-c peroxidase has translation MKTPNPPVYVWLLWSLLGLFFAGCQPGTQVVSTDEIPGISIPANFPAPVYSAEMNPPSRAGFELGRTLFYDPQLSRTGDISCSSCHQQTTAFANTGHRLSKGINDKLGVRNAPALQNLRWKKNFFWDGGPKHIETVPLAPITHPLEMGETIENVLRKLNADSSYQRQFAQVFGGTGPIDSYQFLRAMAQFTAALTSNNSRYDQYSRHEPGATLRTSELRGLAVVRQKCGNCHAGELFTDESFRNNGLDRTFPSDSGRAHITRSRQDAGRFKVPSLRNVALTAPYMHDGRFATLPDVLDHYSRGMVESASLDPQFRRHGLGPGVALSTQERQDLLAFLETLTDTTFLHDPRLAKH, from the coding sequence GTGAAAACACCCAACCCGCCAGTATATGTGTGGCTTTTATGGAGCTTGCTGGGGCTGTTTTTCGCTGGTTGCCAACCTGGTACTCAAGTAGTATCAACTGATGAGATACCTGGTATCTCGATACCAGCCAACTTTCCTGCGCCGGTGTATAGCGCCGAAATGAACCCACCCAGCCGCGCTGGATTCGAGTTGGGCCGCACACTATTCTATGATCCGCAGCTCTCTCGTACCGGTGACATATCGTGTAGCAGTTGCCATCAGCAAACTACTGCCTTCGCTAACACCGGACACCGTTTAAGCAAGGGAATCAACGATAAGTTGGGCGTTCGGAACGCGCCAGCTCTGCAGAACCTACGCTGGAAAAAAAACTTCTTCTGGGACGGAGGACCCAAGCACATCGAAACGGTGCCACTCGCTCCTATTACGCATCCGCTGGAGATGGGTGAAACGATAGAAAACGTACTACGCAAGCTTAATGCTGATTCCAGCTATCAACGCCAGTTTGCGCAGGTTTTTGGAGGCACCGGGCCCATCGACTCGTATCAGTTTTTGCGTGCCATGGCACAATTCACAGCGGCTCTCACTTCCAACAACTCTCGGTACGACCAGTACTCCCGGCACGAACCCGGCGCTACACTTCGCACAAGCGAGCTGCGGGGCTTAGCCGTAGTACGCCAGAAGTGCGGAAACTGTCATGCTGGCGAGTTATTCACCGACGAGTCGTTTCGCAACAACGGCCTTGACCGAACCTTCCCATCGGACTCAGGCCGAGCCCATATTACCAGAAGCAGACAAGACGCCGGGCGATTCAAAGTGCCGAGCCTGCGCAACGTCGCCCTGACGGCTCCCTACATGCACGACGGCCGCTTCGCTACGCTCCCCGACGTACTCGACCACTACAGCCGTGGCATGGTGGAATCAGCCTCACTTGACCCACAGTTCCGGCGCCATGGCTTGGGCCCAGGGGTTGCCCTTTCCACTCAAGAACGCCAAGATTTACTGGCCTTCTTGGAAACCCTCA
- the folK gene encoding 2-amino-4-hydroxy-6-hydroxymethyldihydropteridine diphosphokinase: MPVAYLLLGSNLGDRAVLLREAVQQLAATAGTVEAVSGTYETAAWGLKDQPAFLNQAVRVHTSLLPEALLDACLQTEQLAGRQRRVRWGARTLDVDILLYDTLVLDTPRLTVPHPRLPERRFALVPLAEIAADVVHPSLGRTLAEVLATCPDELEVKRINQ, translated from the coding sequence ATGCCTGTTGCTTATCTCTTGCTCGGCTCTAACCTCGGCGACCGGGCCGTTCTTTTGCGCGAAGCGGTGCAGCAGCTAGCAGCTACCGCTGGCACCGTAGAGGCTGTATCGGGCACGTACGAGACGGCGGCCTGGGGGCTAAAGGATCAGCCTGCTTTTCTGAACCAGGCAGTGCGCGTGCATACCTCTCTCCTACCGGAAGCGTTGCTGGACGCCTGCTTGCAAACCGAGCAGTTAGCTGGCCGGCAACGACGTGTTCGGTGGGGCGCCCGCACCCTGGACGTGGATATTCTCTTGTACGATACCCTCGTGCTTGACACGCCTCGCCTTACCGTGCCCCACCCCCGCTTGCCAGAACGTCGTTTCGCTTTGGTACCACTAGCCGAAATTGCCGCTGATGTAGTGCATCCGAGTTTGGGCCGTACTTTGGCCGAGGTGCTGGCAACTTGCCCAGACGAGCTAGAAGTTAAGAGGATAAATCAATAA
- a CDS encoding MbnP family protein — protein sequence MALLPRQLPFTSEKFSTMNILKYTACVLSLLATSAACITACTKDTDAPVPTDKVGKVTIEFENVVGGSPLELNRRSLYATPSGDQFSVSTFRYYISNIKLTKSAEFIQQTKPQESDFVQPESYYLIDQALEGSRRFTIENVPAGEYSDIEFTIGVDAARNSGGAQTGALAVSDMFWVWDTGYIFTKMEGRSDQSPTKALVFHIGGNNNIKTVSPAMNGKIIQVRENRTPEVFLRADLLRMFTGATTILFQNTNNVMGGEEAAQIAKNQADGMFTVDRVRSN from the coding sequence ATGGCACTTTTACCACGCCAGTTACCTTTCACAAGTGAAAAGTTTTCGACGATGAACATCCTAAAATATACCGCCTGTGTCCTTAGCTTATTAGCCACGTCTGCGGCATGTATAACCGCATGCACCAAAGACACTGATGCGCCAGTACCCACCGATAAAGTGGGAAAAGTGACCATAGAATTTGAGAATGTAGTAGGTGGCAGCCCGCTCGAATTAAATAGACGCAGCTTGTATGCTACTCCTTCTGGCGACCAGTTCTCAGTCTCTACCTTTCGCTACTATATCTCCAATATCAAGCTAACTAAGTCCGCTGAGTTTATCCAGCAAACCAAACCGCAGGAATCTGATTTCGTTCAGCCGGAAAGCTATTACCTAATAGACCAGGCGCTGGAAGGTTCGCGCAGATTTACCATCGAAAATGTACCTGCTGGCGAGTACAGCGACATTGAGTTTACGATTGGCGTAGATGCTGCTCGTAACTCGGGAGGTGCCCAAACAGGCGCCTTAGCAGTCAGCGACATGTTTTGGGTGTGGGACACTGGATATATCTTTACAAAGATGGAAGGCCGTTCCGATCAGTCGCCTACCAAGGCCCTGGTGTTCCATATTGGGGGCAACAACAACATCAAGACTGTTTCACCGGCTATGAATGGAAAAATCATTCAGGTACGCGAAAACAGAACGCCTGAGGTATTTCTGCGTGCAGACTTGCTTAGAATGTTTACGGGAGCTACTACAATCCTTTTTCAAAATACTAACAACGTGATGGGCGGCGAAGAGGCGGCCCAGATAGCCAAGAACCAGGCAGATGGCATGTTCACAGTTGACCGGGTACGTAGCAACTAA
- the fabD gene encoding ACP S-malonyltransferase — protein sequence MKAVVFPGQGSQFSGMGRDLYEHHPAAKTLMDQANDILGFSLTDIMFTGTEDDLRRTDVTQPAIFLHSVALAAVLPDLAPDMVAGHSLGEFSALVAAKVLRFEDALRLVAQRAQAMQAACQEQPGTMAAILALDDDTTARICQEITDGGNVVVAANYNCPGQLVVSGSQRGIELACEQLKAAGAKRALPLPVGGAFHSPLMQSAEAALAAAIAETTFSVGICPVYQNVDAAPHTDPEEIRANLVRQLTAPVRWTQSVQRMVQDGATEFVECGPGKVLQGLVKKIAPEITVSSASVA from the coding sequence ATGAAAGCAGTTGTTTTTCCCGGCCAAGGTAGCCAGTTCAGCGGCATGGGCCGAGACTTATACGAGCATCATCCCGCCGCAAAAACCTTGATGGACCAAGCCAACGATATTCTCGGGTTTTCGCTCACGGATATCATGTTCACAGGCACTGAGGACGACCTGCGCCGCACTGACGTAACGCAGCCAGCTATCTTCCTGCACTCTGTAGCTCTGGCCGCGGTGTTGCCCGATCTGGCGCCCGACATGGTGGCTGGTCATTCGTTAGGTGAGTTTTCGGCGCTGGTGGCCGCTAAGGTGCTACGTTTCGAAGATGCCCTTCGGCTAGTAGCTCAGCGGGCCCAAGCCATGCAGGCCGCCTGCCAAGAACAACCCGGTACCATGGCTGCTATCCTGGCCCTCGATGATGATACCACGGCCCGCATCTGCCAGGAAATAACCGATGGTGGCAACGTGGTAGTAGCGGCCAATTACAACTGTCCCGGTCAGCTGGTGGTATCAGGTTCGCAGCGCGGTATCGAGCTTGCCTGCGAGCAGTTGAAAGCGGCTGGTGCCAAGCGCGCCCTGCCGCTGCCCGTAGGAGGCGCGTTTCATTCGCCCCTCATGCAGTCAGCAGAAGCCGCTTTGGCAGCTGCTATTGCTGAAACCACCTTCTCGGTAGGCATCTGCCCGGTGTATCAGAACGTGGACGCTGCGCCGCACACCGACCCGGAGGAGATTCGCGCCAACTTGGTGCGCCAGCTTACGGCTCCTGTGCGTTGGACCCAAAGCGTGCAGCGTATGGTGCAGGATGGTGCTACCGAGTTTGTGGAATGTGGTCCAGGCAAAGTGTTGCAAGGCTTGGTGAAGAAGATTGCGCCCGAAATAACAGTTAGCTCGGCCTCGGTTGCATGA
- a CDS encoding succinate dehydrogenase cytochrome b subunit produces MSWISNTVSSSIGRKIVMSVTGLFLCSFLVIHLIGNFQLFSADGGLAFNAYSHFMSTNPLIRVAEIILVAGFGFHIYESIMLTRRNQAARGGQSYVVDNIGQNSDWKSRNMGLLGSVILVFLIVHLYNFYYRFHYEPLPMDSAGNKNLYGVVMNSFQTWWYVLLYVLAQIALCYHLLHGFASGFQTLGLNHRKYTPVIKLVGYAFSIIVCAGFAAMPLYFFIFKS; encoded by the coding sequence ATGAGTTGGATTAGCAACACTGTTTCCAGTAGCATTGGTCGCAAGATCGTCATGTCTGTTACTGGTCTTTTTCTTTGCTCTTTTTTGGTTATACACCTGATTGGCAACTTTCAGCTTTTCAGCGCTGACGGAGGCCTTGCTTTCAATGCTTACTCCCACTTCATGAGCACCAACCCCCTGATTCGGGTGGCGGAAATCATCTTGGTGGCAGGATTTGGCTTCCACATCTACGAGTCGATTATGCTTACCCGCCGCAACCAGGCGGCCCGCGGTGGTCAGAGCTACGTAGTTGACAACATAGGCCAGAACAGCGACTGGAAGTCGCGCAACATGGGCCTGCTTGGCTCCGTGATTTTGGTGTTCCTGATCGTGCACCTTTACAACTTTTACTACCGCTTCCACTACGAGCCTCTTCCCATGGACTCTGCCGGCAACAAGAACCTATACGGCGTGGTAATGAACTCTTTCCAGACGTGGTGGTATGTACTTCTCTACGTGTTGGCTCAAATAGCGCTGTGCTACCACCTTCTACACGGCTTTGCCAGCGGTTTTCAAACGCTTGGTTTAAACCACCGCAAGTACACGCCGGTTATTAAGCTGGTTGGCTATGCATTCTCCATCATCGTTTGTGCTGGATTCGCTGCTATGCCGCTGTACTTTTTCATCTTCAAATCCTAA